DNA from Actinomyces sp. oral taxon 897:
GCTCCTTGGCCTTGCCCGAGCCCAGGTAGGTGGCGGCGTCGGGGTGGTCGCGCCTCTGGGTGAGGGCGTCCAGGACCTCGCTGCCGGCGGTGGAGGCCAGGGCGGCCAGCTCACGCAGGGAGGTCTGGGCGTCGGTGGCACCCTGGGCCGTGGGGCCCGGCTCCGCGGGTGCGGCGGGCAGGTCCAGTCCCACCAGGACCACCCTCTCCAGGCGGATCTGGCGGTACTCGACCTCGCTGACGTCCTCCAGCTCGGTGCTCAGGGAGGCGGTGCGGCGGGTTGCGGCGCGAGCCTCGCGCTCCAGGGCGCCGGCGTCGTGGGCCTCGTGGGCCTCGTGGTCGGCGGCGGTGGAGGCCAGGGCGGCGGCGGAGCGTGACAGGACGCCCGGGGCGACGTCCTCGGTGCCGGGCCGCGGGGCGGCGGCCTGTGGGTGCGGGATAGCGTCGTGCGGGGCGGCGTCTCCGGCGTCGGGCTGCGGGTGCAGGACGTCAGGCTGCGGAACGGCGGCCTGTGGGGCGTCGGTGGGGGCGCCGGACCTGGGGGTGCGGCCCGGGGTCCTGGGGATGCCGGTCCTGGGCGCAGGCGCGGCGGAGTGGTCGTGATGGGAGGTCATAGATAAGGTCCTTTGCGTATGCGTGCGGTGGTCCGGAGCACGGCTCGACGGACCGGCCCGGCGGGGCCGGGGCTTTGGGTGGGGACGGAGGACGGCGCCGGGCGTCGTCGCCTCAGCGCATACGAATGAGCCACATGGGCAGTATGGTAGCGCCACGGCGCGCTCCAGGCCAGTACGCTCGCCCACCGGGCGCTGGCGACGTCGAGGTCTCCGCCCGCCCCCGCGCCAAGGTAGAACGCTCTCCCACCGGACGCTGGCGACGTGCCGGGCACGGTGGGCGAGGCTGCTGGCCTCTAGCAGCTGGCCGCAGGCCGCGGGCAAGAACACGGGCTGAGGACCGTGAGCGCAGGCAAGACTGTAGGCCACCACGAGCCACCGGAGCCGCAGGCAAGGGCGCGGGCTGTCGCCATGAACGCTACTTTAGAGAGGTGAACGCTATCTGGAGGGAGTGAACGCCATATAGGGGAGGTGAACGCGCGCCTATACGACGTTCATCTTCCTGACACAGCGTTCACCCTCCCAAAGTGGCGTTCACCTCCCCGAAGTGGCGTTCTCAGCCCCGAGGTGGCGTTCACCTCCTTTACATAGCGTTCACTGGCGCAGGTCCCGCGGACAACGCCCTTGCCATCGGACAGGTGGCCGCTGTCCCCAGTACGCCAGGCAAGGACTGGACCACCCGGCCCGCCAGCACCCCGGCGGCGCGCTGTCCCCAGTACGTCAGGCAGGACGCCGACGTCGGTACGGATACCGGCGGCGCCGTCACTGTCCCCCAGTACGCCAGGCGGAACGGGGCGCGTCCGGCCGTGAGACGCAGATCTGGGGGCCGTCCCCCAGTACGTCGAGTAGGACGGCGCTGGCCTTCACCGGTGCGGTGGTCTGGGCCGCTATCCCCAGTACGTCAGGCGGGACGGCACCCGCGTCGCCGCCGACGCCCACCCGGCCCACTGTCCCCCACATCGAGCAGGACCGTAGACCACGCGCGGCGCCGCCTCGCCGCGGCCGGATGCCACCAGTACGTCGGGCAGGACGAAGGCCCACCGGGCGGAGTCCGAGATGGCCCTCGCCAGCGGCAGGGTGGCGCGCTGGCCCAGCAGCTCGCGGGCCTTACCGGTCAGCGCCTAGCCCCCGACGACGTCGCCGGGGCGACAGCCCGACCCGCAGCTCCACGCTGGCGCCCAGGGTCTCCACGGCGAGCGTGAACAGCCTCTGACCGCCCCGCCGGTCCCGGTGCTGACGGGCGCGGGCCGGCCCGTCGGGCACGCACCAAATGTGATTCACATAACACGCGCACCCTCCCCCGCTGCCTTCAAATCACTATTGTTACTGCTATGAGTACCTACCAGCACACTGACGTCCAGGCCATCCAGGTGGGCACGGGGCTGGCCAGCCGGATCCTCATCGACCTGCTCCTGGCTGCCGCCGGCTTCGCCGCGGGGGTGGCCTTCCTGGTCTCGGTCGGCGGCCCGTTCAAACTGGACGAGGCCGTCATTATGGGGGTCGTGGGTGCGGGCTGGCCGTTCGGGGTCCGCCTGGTGTGGCGTTACCTACCCGGCTTCTCCTTCGGCGGCAGCATCGGCTTCGTCTCACTCGCCTTCGTCATCTACTACGCCCTCAAGCTGTGGCTGGGCCTGCTCATCGGGGTACCGGCCCTGGTCTGGCGCGGGGCCTGCGACATTCTGGCCCTGGTCCGCGCCCGCCGCACCACCTGAGACCGCCCAGCCCGCCCTGAGCCCACCCCCTGGGGCGCGGTTCACGGACCGGCTTACAAGAGGGCCTGCGGGCCTCCCCTTTTGTACACAACGTTCCCGTACACCGGCCGACCAGAAGAGGCCCCGCCCCCGACCCAGGTTCTGGCGACCAGGTACTGTCCCGCTCGCGCTGCAGGCGGTCTCGTCGGGCGCCAAGAGGCGGGTGGCACCCCCGGTCGCACGGGGCGGCCTTACCTCCCCGTCGGAGCGGGAACACCCTGGGTAGCACCCTGTTACGACGGGCGGCTCGTGCCCACGCAAGGCGACCGCCAGGGGCGAGGGCAACGCTTCCCACGGGCGGCACGGTGGCGTCCTGGTCGAGCCGCTTAGGCTTGCGTAGTGCCCCACGGGGGGCTTACAGGTCCAGGAGCGCCTCCAGGCCCACGGTCAGGCCGGGCCGGGAGCCGACCTGGCGCACGGCCAGGAGCACCCCGGGCATAAAGGAGGAGCGGTCGAAGGAGTCGGTGCGGATGGTCAGCTGCTCACCGGGGTTGCCCAGCACGACCTCCTCGTGGGCGGTCAGGCCCCGCAGGCGCACGGCGTGGACGTGGACCCCGTCAATGACCGCGCCCCGGGCACCGTGCGGGTCCGCGGCCGTGGCGTCGGGCATGGCACCCAGGCCAGCGGCGGCCCTGGCGGCGGCAATGCCCTGGGCGGTGGCGACGGCGGTACCCGAGGGGGCGTCCACCTTGGCGGGGTGGTGGAGCTCAATGACCTCGGCGGACTCGAAGTAGCGGGCGGCCCTGGCGGCGAAGCCCATGGCCAGGACCGCGGAGAGGGCGAAGTTGGGGGCGATGAGCACACACCGGCCCGCCGCCTCGGGGCGCCCCAGGTGCTCACGCACGCGCCCGTAGGACGCATCGGTCCAGCCGGTGGTGCCCACCACCACGTCGACCCCGGCGTCAATGAGGGCGTGGACGTTGGCCTCGGCGGTGGCGGGGACGGTGAAGTCCACGGCGACGTCCGCGCCGCCCAGGTGCGCGGCGTCGAGCGGGTCGCCCACGTCCAGGCGGGCCACGAGCTCCAGGTCCCCGGCCGCCTCCACGGCCTGGCAGACGGTGGATCCCATGCGCCCGGCGGCGCCCACGACAGCAACACGAGTAGTCATGGGCCCAGGCTAGCGGCCCGGGGCGGGGTGCCCCGGGAGCCCGCCCCGTGTCGGGGCAGACGGGGCGGGGCCGTCGGGAGCCCGGCGCCTCCCTCTAGCTCACCGTGCCGGGTCCCCGGCCGCCAGGGACGCCGGGGGCACCGGCTGGTGGCCAGGCGGCAGGCGGTTCCTCAGGGCCTGGGGCCCACCAGTACCCGGGCCCGCTCCTGGCCCGCCAGGTGGGCGGCGAGGTCCTGCACCTCCTGGGCGGTGACGGCGTCGAGCAGACGCAGGCTCTGCGCCATGGAGCGCAGCCGACCGGTGGTGACCTCGGAGCGCCCGAGCCTGCCCATACGGGCCAGGGAGTCCTCCCCGCCCAGGACCATGGAGCCGCGCAGCTGGGCCCGGGCCCGGGCCATCTCGCGCTCGCTGACCCCGTCCGCGGCGAGTCGCTCGAACTCCCCCACCATGACGGAGCAGACCTCGTCCACGTCGCGCGGCGCGCAGCCGGCGTACAGGCCGAAGGCCCCGGCCCCCGCGTAGGAGACGTCGAAGGCGTAGGTGGTGTAGGCAAGGCCCCGCCTCTCACGCACCTCCTGGAACAGGCGTGAGGACATGCCCCCGCCCAGGATGGTGGTCAGCACGCTCATGGCCCAGCGCCTCTCGTCGCGCACGGCAATGCCCTGACAGGTCAGGTAGAGGTGAGACTGCTCACAGTCCCGTTCAATGGTGACGTCACTGACCGTCAACGAGGTGAGGGGCTCGGTCTCGAACCGGCGCGGGCGGGGCGCGACGGCGCCGGTGGTGTCCCAGCTGGCCCGCTCCAGTCCGGCCCTGACCTGCTCGCAGATCTCCTCGTGGTCCACCGCGCCGGCCGCCGCCACGACCAGGGTGTCCGCGGCGTAGGTGCGACGGTAGTGGTCCCAGACGGCGTCGCGGGGCACGGCGGTGACGGTGGCCGGGGTGCCCCCGATGGGGCGGCCCAGCGGGGTTCCCTCCCCGAAGGCGGCGCGTGCGAAGGCCTCGTGGGCCACGTCGGCGGGGTCGTCGGCGGCGTCGGCGAGCTCGGAGACGATGACCCCGCGCTCGGTCTCCACCTCCGCCGGGTCCAGGAGGGAGGAGGTGACCATGTCCGTCAGGACCTCCAGGGCGGTGGAGGCGTCCTTGCCCTGGACGCGGGCGTAGTAGGAGGTGTGCTCCTTGGAGGTGGCGGCGTTGGACTCCCCGCCGATCATGTCGAAGGCCTCGGCGATGCCCCGGGCGTCACGGGTGGCGGTGCCCTTGAACAGCAGGTGCTCCAGGAAGTGGGTGGAGCCCTCCTGGCCGGGGATCTCGTCGCGGCTGCCCACCCCGAACCAGGCGCCCAGGGCGGCAGAGCGCAGCCCGGGCACAGCCTCGGTAATGACCCGCACCCCGCCGGGCAGGACGCAGCGTCGCGTCAGCGCGCCGTCGTCGGTCAGGGTGAGGTCGGTACCCGGGGTGCCCGCGGCACCGGCGGCCAACTCGACCTCGGTGTAGCTCGTCTCGTCCGTGCTGTGGATGGTCACCACGCGAGCCTAGATCGGCACGCCGCCGGGCGCGAAACGCCGTCGACGTGACGCTCATGACCGCCCGCGCGGCCAGGGGGACGCGGGCGGTCGCGAGCGGTCGCGGAGGCGGCGCTCAGCGCCTCACTCGGTCTCCTCCTCCAGGGTGCGGGTGCGACGGCGGCGGGGGCGGCGCTCACGACGCTCCTCACCCTCACCGCGATCACGGCGGGGGCGGCGCTCGCGACGCTCCTCGTCACCACGCCCGTCCCGGGCCCGCCGGGCCCCGTTCTCGGCCTCGGCGGCCAGCTGCTCCTCGTTCAGCACGGCGTGCAGGCTCAGCTTGCCGCGCTGGTCGATCTCAGCCAGCTCGACCTCGACCTTGTCCCCCACGCTCAGGACGTCCTCGACGTTCTCCACGCGCTTGCCGCCCACCAGGCGGCGGATCTGGGAGATGTGGAGCAGCCCGTCCTTGCCGGGGGTCAGGGACACGAACGCGCCGAAGGTCGTGGTCTTGACCACGGTACCCACGAAGCGCTCGCCGATCTCGGGCATCTGCGGGTTGGCAATGGCGTTGACGGCGTCGCGGGCGGCCTCGGCGCTGGGGCCGTCGGTGGCGCCGATGTAGACGGTGCCGTCGTCCTCCACCGTCAGGTCCGCGCCGGTGTCCTCCTGGATCTGGTTGATCATCTTGCCCTTGGGGCCGATGACCTCGCCGATCTTGTCCACGGGGATGCGCACCGTCAGGACCCGGGGGGCCGTGGGGGCCATCTCGTCGGGGGTGTCAATGGCCTGGGCCATGACGTCCAGGATGAACAGGCGGGCGTCACGGGCCTGGCCCAGCGCCCCGGCCAGGATGTCGCTGGGCAGGCCGTCGAGCTTGGTGTCCAGCTGGAGGGCCGTGATGAAGTCGCGCGTGCCGGCGACCTTGAAGTCCATGTCGCCGAAGGCGTCCTCGGAGCCCAGGATATCGGTCAGGGTGGCCCAGCGGGTCTGGCCGTCGATCTCCTCGTGCATGAGGCCCATGGCGATGCCGGCCACCGGGGCGCGCAGCGGCACGCCCGCGTTGAGCAGGGACAGCGTGGAGGCGCACACCGAGCCCATGGAGGTCGAGCCGTTGGAGCCCAGGGCCTCGGAGACCTGGCGGATGGCGTAGGGGAACTCCTCGCGGCCGGGCAGCACCGGCACCAGGGCCCGCTCGGCCAGGGCCCCGTGGCCGATCTCACGGCGCTTAGGGGCGCCCACGCGGCCGGTCTCGCCGGTGGAGAAGGGCGGGAAGACGTACTGGTGCATGTAGCGCTTGTGGGTGATCGGCGAGAGGTCGTCGATCTGCTGCTCCATGCGCAGCATATTGAGGGTGGTGACCCCCAGGATCTGGGTCTCGCCGCGCTCGAAGATGGCTGAGCCGTGCACGCGGGGCAGGACCTCGACCTCCGCGCCCAGGGTGCGGATGTCCTTCAGGCCGCGCCCGTCCATGCGCACGCCCTGGGTCAGGGTGCGGTGGCGCACCAGCTTCTTGGTCACGGACCTGAAGGCCGCCTTGAGGGCCTTGACGTCCTCCTCGGTGCCGAAGCGCTCGGCCAGGTCCGCCAGGACGGCGTCGCGCACGGCCTCAATGGCCTCGTCGCGCTCGTGCTTGCCCTCGGTGGCGATGGCGCCAGCCAGGTCGTGGGCGGTGGCGGCCTGCTCGACGGCGTCGTACTGCTCGTCGGAGTAGTCCAGGAAGAGCGGGAACTCGGCGGTGGGCCGGGAGGTGTGCGCGGCGACCTCTGTCTGGGCCTGGACGAGGGCCTTAATGTGCGGCTTGGCGGCCTCCAGGCCCTGGGCCACAACGGCCTCGGTGGGGGCGACGGCGCCCTCGGCGATAAGACCCCAGGCCCTCTCGGTGGCCCCGGCCTCCACCATCATAATGGCCACGTCCCCGCTCTCCAGGACCCGGCCGGCCACGACCATCTGGAAGGTGGCGCGCTCGAGCTCGGAGTAGCGGGGGAAGGCGACCCAGTGCCCGTCAATGAGGGCGATGCGGGTGCCGGCCACCGGCCCGGCGAAGGGCAGGCCGGCGATCTGGGTGGACATGGAGGCGGCGTTAATGGCCAGGGCGTCGTAGGCGTCGTCGGGGTGGATGGCCAGGACAGTCTCGACCACCTGCACCTCGTTGCGCAGGCCCTTGACGAAGGAGGGGCGCAGGGGGCGGTCAATGAGCCGGCAGGCCAGGACGGCGGAGGTGCCGGCGCGGCCCTCGCGGCGGAAGAAGGAGCCGGGGATGCGCCCGGCGGCGTACTGGCGCTCCTCGACGTCGACGGTCAGCGGGAAGAAGTCGAACTGGTCCTTGGGGTGCCTGCCCACCGTGGTGGCCGACAGGATGGCCGTCTCCCCGTCGAGGTAGGCCATGGCGCTTCCGGCGGCCTGCTTGGCCAGGCGCCCGGTCTCGAAGCGGACCACGCGCCTACCGAAGGAGCCGTTGTCGATCACTGCCTCGGCGGCGGTGACCTCGGGGTCATCAATGAACATCGTTGATGCGTCTCTTTCTGTGATCTCTGTAGACGCACCCGATCCTATCGCGAACGGCGCCGTGAGGGGATCCGCGTGCCCCGGCGGCGGCGTGACGTCGCCCGCCACCGGGGCCGGACCGCCCTCCTGTCGCGGCGCCCCGGGGGCCACTTGCGGGGCCGGGTCTGTTCTCAGACCGTCCTCCTCGCACCGGGCTCCCGGCCCCGCGCCTGCTTTCGAGGGCGGGCCCGCCGGCCGTCGCCGTACCCGAGGCCCGTCTCCTTGCGGGGCCGGGGCCCGCGCTCAGCGGCGGATGCCCAGGCGGGCGATAATGCTGCGGTAGCGCTCGATGTCCTCCTTCATGAGGTAGTCCAGGAGACGACGGCGCTTACCGATCAGGAGGTAGAGGCCACGACGGGAGTGGTGGTCGTGGGTGTGGCTCTTGAAGTGCTCGGTGAGGTTGGCAATGCGCTCGGTGAGGACCGCGATCTGGACCTCGGGGGAGCCCGTGTCACCCTCGTGGGTGGCGAACTCGGCGATAATCTGCTGCTTGCGCTCGGGGGTAACCGACATGGGTGGCTCCTCGTTTCTCGTTGCACGGAGCGCCGGGGCTGGTTCACCCGGGCATGACGTGTCCGCGGCCGATCGACGGCGCGCCAACCCTACCAGCGTCCCGCGCCCTGCCGCACCTGCTGGCTGCCGGGCGCAGCTGGCCCGGGGCCAGTAGCAGGCGGGCTGGCGGTAGGCGGGGCGGGGTAAGTAGCAGCTCCAACCAGAGGGCCGCGTCTAGAGGCGGGCCAGTAGCAGGCGGGGCGGGGCTGCCGCTCCGCTCGCGTCAGGTACAGGCTCCCTCCCGGGCGGGCGGGGTCGAGCGCCTCGGCCGCACCGGTCGCTGCGTGAACTCACGGCCCCGCCCGGCCGCGGAACAGCAGGAAACCACCTACCTTGTGGATCCCACCACACTGCGACCGTCCCGGCCTCCCACCGCCGACGGCGTCCAGGCCCCCTGTTCTCACGGCAAACAAGTACCGTTCTCACGACGAACAAGTACCGTTCTCGCGAGCAATAAGTACCGTTCTCGCGGGGAGGTGCGGGGGCGGGTCCTGGGCTCAGTGGGCGGTGACGTCCTCGGGGCGGATCGGCTCGGGCACGGGCACGCCCAGGATCCCGGCGGTACGCTCAATGTCGGCGCGTATCTGGGCCAGCAGCGGCTCCAGGCCGTCGAAGGCGCGCATGGGGCGCAGCCGCTCCACCAGGTCCACACCGATCTCCTCCCCGTAGAGGTTGAGGTCGGCACGCCCCAGGACGTGCGCCTCCACCGTGCGCACCGGGACGTCGTCGAAGGTGGGGTTGGTGCCGACGGACACGGCGGCCGGCAGGCGCTCCTGGTGACCGGTCCCGTCGTCGCGCACCAGCCAGCCCGCGTACACGCCGTCGGGCGGGACCACCCCGGCGGTGGCAGCCTCCAGGTTGGCCGTGGGGAAGCCCAGGCGGCGCCCCCGCTCCAGGCCGTGGACCACGGTGCCGCGCAGGCGGTGGGGCCGCCCCAGGATCTCGGCGGCCTGGCGCACGTCACCGTCCTCCAGGCACCGGCGGATCCAGGTGGAGGACCAGCGGCGGCCCTGCCCGGAGCGGACCTTGGGCAGGATCTCGACCTCAATGCCCTCGGCCCGCCCGATCTGCCGGAGCGCGGCGGCGTCCCCGGTGTTGCCGCGCCCGAAGCGCACGTCGTCGCCCACGACGACGGCCCGTGCCCCCAGGAGCCCCACCAGCCACGTGCGGACGAACTCCTGCGGGGTCTGTGCGGCAAAGCCCAGGTCGTAGGCGATGACCAGGACGGCGTCCAGCCCGGCGTCCCCCAGCGAGACCAGGCGGTCGGTCAGGGAGGTCACCAGCGGCAGGTCACGGTCGGGCTGGTGGACCTGACGGGGGTGGGGGTCGAAGGTCACGGCGACGGCCAGCGGGCGGACGCCCCCGTCCCCCGCCTGGTGGGCACGCCGCACCACCCGGGCCAGGACCGCCTGGTGCCCCCGGTGCACCCCGTCGAAGACACCAATGGTGACCACACTGCCCGGCCCCCCGGCCGCCCCCAGACTTGCGGGCACCTGCTCGGCGCCGTACCAGACCTCCACCGCGGACAATCCTGTTCTCGATCCACCCGGCGGGCTCCCGCCGGTCCTGCGGGTCAACCCTGCCACGCACCCCCCGTACCGCGCGAGCCGAACGGCGCTGCGCCGCATTACCGAGGGCGCGACCATACGCACCCCCGTACCGCGCGAGCCGAACCCCACACCCCGTCCCTTGCGCACCGGGCCGGGAGGGCCTACCCTGTTTCTCGACCGACGGTCGGTCGGTAATTGTTCCACCGGCCCCCACCCGGACGAGACCCACGCGAGGGACCATGACACGCACATCCAAACCAGCAGCCCAACGACGGGACGAGATCCTCGACGTCGCACAGAACCTCTTCATTACCAAAGGGGTCCAGGCGACGTCGGTAGAGGACATCCTCAAGGAGGTGGGTATCGCCAAGGGGACCCTGTACTACCACTTCTCCTCCAAGGAGGAGATCCTGCGCTCCCTCATCTCCCGCACCACCACCCGGGCCGCCCAGCAGGCCCGGGCCGCCGCCCAGGAGCCGGGGCCAGCCGTGCCCAGGCTGCTGGCCGTCCTGGCCGCCGGCCGTGTGGCGGAGCCCGAGCTGGAGCTGGCCCAGGAGCTCCACGCCAGCGGCAACGCCGAGTTCCACATCCTGTCCATCGTGGAGATGGTCCGCGCCCTGACCCCGGCCCTGACCAGCATCGTCGAGCAGGGCGTGACCGAGGGGGTCTTTGACACCGACCACCCGCACGAGGTCGTCGAGATCCTCCTCGTGAGCGCCGGGATGCTCCTGGACGACGGCGTCTTCACCGGCGAGCAGGACGAGCTGGCCCGCCGCGCCGCCGGGGTCGCCTACGCCGCCGAGACCCTGCTGGGCTGCCGCCCCGGCACGCTCGCACCCGCCCTGGAGGGCCTGTCATGAGGTACCTCTCCCTGCTGCTGGTAGGCGCGCTGGTCAACTCCGTGGGCAGCGGCCTGACCGCCTTCGGCCTGGGCGTCTTCGCCTACAACACCTACGGCACGGCCTCGGCGGTGGCCCTGGTCCAGCTGTGCGCCTTCGCCCCGATCGTCCTGCTGGCCCCGCTCGCCGGCGCCCTGGCCGACCGCTTCGACCGCCGGCTCATGATGCTCCTGGGGGACGGCTGCTCCGTGATCGGCCTGGGCGTGGTCATGGTGGCCCTGGGCTCGCCGACGCCCCGGCTCGCCTACGTCCTGGCGGGCGTGACGGCCTCCTCCTGCCTCGCGGCCCTGACCGAGCCCGCCCTGCGCGCCTCGGTGAGCGACCTGGTGGGCGAGGAGGACTACGTGCGCAGCGCCGGGATGCTCCAGGCCGCCTCCTCCGCCCGCTACCTGCTGTCCCCGCTGCTGGCGGGCCTCCTGCTGCCCGTCGTGGGCCTGCGGGGGCTGCTGGTCCTGGACGCCTCCACCTGCCTGGTGACGGCGGCCTGCTCGGGGGCCGTCATGCGCTCCGTCGGACGACGTCGCACCGACCAGTGGGAAGGGGCCGGGCTGGCCCACCACCTCCTGGGCGGCTGGCGGGCGCTGTCGGTCCGCCCCGGCCTGCGCTCCCTGGTGGGCCTCATGACCTTCATGACCCTGACCATCGGCATGCTGCAGGTGCTGCTCAAGCCCATTATGCTGCCCCACGTCGGCACGGCCGCCATGGGACGCCTGGAGACCGTGGCCGCCGTCGGGATCCTGGCCGGCGCCGGCCTGGTCACCGCCCTGGGACGGCTGCGCCCCACCACCCTGCTGAGCCTGGGGGCAGCCGGTACGGGCGTGTCCATGGTGCTCCTGGGGCTGCACGTGTGGCCCTGGTGGGTGGCCCTGACCGGGTTCGCCGTGTTCACCTTCCTGGGCCTGTGCAACGCCGGGGCCGAGACCCTGGTGCGCCTGAGCATTGACAAGGACCACCAGGCCCGGGCCTGGGGCACGATCAGCCTGGTCACCCAGCTGGGCTACCTGCTGGCCTACCTTGCCGCCAGCCCCCTGGCCGACCGCCTCCTGGCCCCCCTCATGGAGCCCGACGGCGCCCTGGCCCCCAGCCTGGGGACGCTCATGGGCACCGGGACGGGCCGTGGCGCCGCCCTGCTGGTGGTCCTGGCCGGCGTGGTCACCACCGGCCTGGCGGTCCTCACCCACGCCCGACGCCGGATCCTGGGCGGGGCCGTCGTCGAGGCGCAGGAGCCCTTGGAGGCGCCTGCCGTCTCAGCCGCCCTCCAGCACCACTCGGTGTGAGCCCCGGACGCCGGGCGACGCCGGGTCGGAACCAGTCCCCGGCCCATGCCCCGCTGGCAGCGGGGGCGGTACGGTCTGAGGAGCCGGCGTCGAACCCCGGCCCGTACCCCGCTGGCAGCGGGGGTCGGGGTCGGTCACGCGGGGGCCAGGACCAGTACCGGGCGGGCCCACCGCCCCTGGGGGGCCAGCAGCGCCACCAGGGTGCCGTCAGGGGCGAAGCCGGCGGTCACTGCCCCACCCCCGGCCCGCGGGACCACGGGGTGCGGCGGGGACTGCGCCCCCTGGAGGACCTGCGCGTCCAGGCGCTGGCCGTGGCTAAGGGCACGGGCCTGGTCCCCGGTGAGGGCCACGGCCGCAAAGCAGCGGCGCGCCGCCTCGCCAAGCCCCAGCAGCCGCAGGCCGCGCGGGGCGGCGGAGGCGGCGTCGGCCTCCACCTGGGCGCCCAGTGCCCCCAGGTCGGCGGCCTGACCGGCCTCAAAGGGGCCGACCCGGGTGCGGCGCAGCGCCGTCAGGTGCCCCCCGCAGCCCAGGGCCGCCCCCAGGTCCCGGGCCAGGGCCCGCACGTAGGTCCCCGAGGAGCAGGTGACCAGCAGGTCGACGTCCACCACGGCGGTCCCATCCTCCGCCCGGGCAGGACGCGGGTGGGAGCGCAGGCCCAGCTCGTAGACGGTCACCGGGCGCGCCTCCAGGACCACGTCCTGCCCGCCCCGCACCCGGGCGTAGGAGCGCACGCCGTTGACCTTGACGGCGGACACGGCGCTGGGGACCTGCATGATCTCACCGGTCAGGTCCGCCAGCGCGGCCGCCAGGCGGGAGTCGAGGTCGGCCTGCCCCCCGGGCCGGGTACGCGGGTCCGCGCAGCCACGGGAGGCGGTGACCTCCCCCTGGGCGTCCTCGGTCAAGGTCTCCTGGCCCAGGCGCACGGTGGCCTCGTAGGTCTTGTCAGCCCCCACCAGGTAGGTCAGGAACCTGGTGGCGCGCCCCACCCCCAGCACCAGCACGCCAGTGGCCATGGGATCCAGGGTCCCGGCGTGCCCGACCCTGCGGGTGGCGGCCAGGCGGCGGACGGCGGCCACCACGTCGTGGCTGGTCACCCCCGTCGGCTTGTCCACCACCAGGAGACCGTCCCCGGCGGTCACGGCCCCTCGGGGCACCCGCGGACGGCGGTGGGTGACGGCCGCGGCGGGACCGGTTCCAGCCGGACCGGACTCAGCTGACACGGGCCCGACCTGGGCGGGGCTCACAGCTCCCCGGGGTACTCGGGATCCTGGGCACCGGCGTCCTGGGTGCCCCCTGCCAGCCCCCGGGACACGACACCGTCACCCGGGCGCTCGGGAGCGTCCCCGGTCTGATCAGCGTCCTCGTCATCGTGCCGGTAGGGGTCGGCGTCGCCGGCATAGGTGGCACCCTGGGCGTTGCGGGCGATCTCCTCGTCCCTGGCCCGGGCCTGGGCCAGGGCGTCCTCAAGGGTCTTGGCCGTGGTGGGCAGGGCGTCGAGCTGGAAGGTAATGGTGGGGGTCAGGCGGATACCCAGCACCTTGCCGACCTCGGAGCGGATGAGCCCGGTGGCCGACCTCAGGGCGGCGGCGCTCGCAGAGCGCTCGCGGTCGGTGCCGTAGACGGTGTAGAACACGGTGGCCTGCTGGAGGTCACCGGTGACCCTCACGTCGGTCACGGTGACCATGCCGAGGCGGGGATCCTTGACACGTCCCTGGAGCAGGCGGGCGACCGTCTCGTGGATACGGTCAGCAACCTTGCGGGCGCGGGCGGCGTCGGCCATGGTGGGCTCCTCTCTGCGGGCTGGCAGGCGCCAGCGGCTCCTGATTGTGTCAGATCATGGTGCGTGTCCGGGCAGACCGCCCCCGCCGCGCCCGGGGCCACGTGCTCGACCTCGACCACGTGCACCCCGCCATAAGTACCAGCTACGCATCACATGTGA
Protein-coding regions in this window:
- the truB gene encoding tRNA pseudouridine(55) synthase TruB, with translation MSAESGPAGTGPAAAVTHRRPRVPRGAVTAGDGLLVVDKPTGVTSHDVVAAVRRLAATRRVGHAGTLDPMATGVLVLGVGRATRFLTYLVGADKTYEATVRLGQETLTEDAQGEVTASRGCADPRTRPGGQADLDSRLAAALADLTGEIMQVPSAVSAVKVNGVRSYARVRGGQDVVLEARPVTVYELGLRSHPRPARAEDGTAVVDVDLLVTCSSGTYVRALARDLGAALGCGGHLTALRRTRVGPFEAGQAADLGALGAQVEADAASAAPRGLRLLGLGEAARRCFAAVALTGDQARALSHGQRLDAQVLQGAQSPPHPVVPRAGGGAVTAGFAPDGTLVALLAPQGRWARPVLVLAPA
- a CDS encoding TetR/AcrR family transcriptional regulator, encoding MTRTSKPAAQRRDEILDVAQNLFITKGVQATSVEDILKEVGIAKGTLYYHFSSKEEILRSLISRTTTRAAQQARAAAQEPGPAVPRLLAVLAAGRVAEPELELAQELHASGNAEFHILSIVEMVRALTPALTSIVEQGVTEGVFDTDHPHEVVEILLVSAGMLLDDGVFTGEQDELARRAAGVAYAAETLLGCRPGTLAPALEGLS
- a CDS encoding MFS transporter — protein: MRYLSLLLVGALVNSVGSGLTAFGLGVFAYNTYGTASAVALVQLCAFAPIVLLAPLAGALADRFDRRLMMLLGDGCSVIGLGVVMVALGSPTPRLAYVLAGVTASSCLAALTEPALRASVSDLVGEEDYVRSAGMLQAASSARYLLSPLLAGLLLPVVGLRGLLVLDASTCLVTAACSGAVMRSVGRRRTDQWEGAGLAHHLLGGWRALSVRPGLRSLVGLMTFMTLTIGMLQVLLKPIMLPHVGTAAMGRLETVAAVGILAGAGLVTALGRLRPTTLLSLGAAGTGVSMVLLGLHVWPWWVALTGFAVFTFLGLCNAGAETLVRLSIDKDHQARAWGTISLVTQLGYLLAYLAASPLADRLLAPLMEPDGALAPSLGTLMGTGTGRGAALLVVLAGVVTTGLAVLTHARRRILGGAVVEAQEPLEAPAVSAALQHHSV
- the rbfA gene encoding 30S ribosome-binding factor RbfA — its product is MADAARARKVADRIHETVARLLQGRVKDPRLGMVTVTDVRVTGDLQQATVFYTVYGTDRERSASAAALRSATGLIRSEVGKVLGIRLTPTITFQLDALPTTAKTLEDALAQARARDEEIARNAQGATYAGDADPYRHDDEDADQTGDAPERPGDGVVSRGLAGGTQDAGAQDPEYPGEL